The DNA segment AGAAGGAAGCTTGACTGTGAGACCTACAAGTCGAACAGGGACGAAAGTCGGTTTTAGTGATCCGACGGTTCTGAGTGGAAGGGCCGTCGCTCAACGGATAAAAGTTACTCTAGGGATAACAGGCTGATCTCCCCCAAGAGTTCACATCGACGGGGAGGTTTGGCACCTCGATGTCGGCTCATCGCAACCTGGGGCTGAAGTCGGTCCCAAGGGTTGGGCTGTTCGCCCATTAAAGCGGTACGCGAGCTGGGTTCAGAACGTCGTGAGACAGTTCGGTCCATATCCGGTGTACGCGCAGGAACATTGAGAGGATTTCTCCCTAGTACGAGAGGACCGGGAGGAACGCACCTCTGGTGTACCAGTTATCGTGCCAACGGTAAACGCTGGGTAGCCATGTGCGGAGTGGATAACCGCTGAAAGCATCTAAGTGGGAAGCCCACCTCAAGATGAGTGTTCCCATGGGGTAACCCAGTAAGGTCACGGGAAGAACACCCGTTGATAGGCTCTACGTGGAAGTCCAGTAATGGATGCAGCGGAGGAGTACTAATAGACCGAGGGCTTGACCAACATTTTGGTTCTTGCCTGAAGACTCATTTCTTTGTTTGATTCAGACGTGCAGCATTTGCTGCAGATCCTATGCAGTTCTCAGGGTTCACCCCTTGAGAATGTTTATCTATCCTGGTGTCCATGGCGGTGTGGTCCCACTCCGATCCATCCCGAACTCGGTTGTGAAACGCATCAGCGGCGACGATATTTGGGGGGTAGCCCCCTGAGAAAATAGCTCGATGCCAGGTAAAACATTCTCTTAATAGGTTGATGATGTGCTGATTGCAGAAGCAATCACCATCACCACCCACGAAGAAGCCACCTCGTCTTGAGGTGGCTTTTTTGTTGGCTATTGGTTTGTTGTTAGGAGAGCACTTACCTCGCGGAGTGATTGAACCACCGTGTGATCCCGTGGGTCACGGTCGGGATTGCCATCGCGAAGGCTGAAGAGAGTGTGCATTCCTGCCAAGCGAGCGGAATCGCATTCAGCTCCGTTGTCACTCACAAACCAAATGTGATTGGGCAGGCTGTGGAGCTGCTCGGCGATTGTTGTATAACTCTCCGTGGATTTTTTAGGGCCTGTATGTGTGTCAAACCAGTGACTGAAAAGATCTTCTAAATCACCATTTGAGCTGTGTCTGTAAAGCAGTTTCTGAGCTTGAACGCTGCCCGACGAATACACGGATAGCGTCAATCCTTGTTCGTGCCATTGGTGCAGGCATTCCGCAGTTTCTGGAAACAGTTGAGATTTGAGATCGCCATTGTTATAGCCGTATTCCCAGATTTTTCCTTGCAGGTCTTTGAGTGCTGTTGATTTTCTGTCAATGCCAATCAGGTGTTTGAGGTATTGAATTAACCCGTCAACTTCCCTTGTCTTGCCCTGCATGACTTGTTGTTTGATCTTCATGCTTTCGGCGGATTGGTCATCCAGCCATTCTTTCCTGGCCGCTTGGATGGGCTTGTTGTGAGGGCTTTTGACCCAGTGTTGTGTGATGTATCTACTCAGTTCTTTCTTGGCGAAGGGAAATAAAACGTCGCTGACAAAGCTCACTGGGCATGTCGTTCCCTCGATGTCGAGCAGTAGATGTTGTTGATTCATCGTTGATCTCCGATCTGCATTTGAGTCAATTTCACATTCAAAAGAAATTCCAGGATTTCCAGATGTCGTTTGCTCGCATCCAGGTCAGCCCCCCACGCGTAAAGGCCATGCCCGGCCACGAGAAAACCGCACGGAGCGGTTTCCAGAAAGGGCGCGATGGCATCGCACAGCTCCTGCATAGACTGACTGTTGCTGATCACGGGGATGGTGATCCTGCAGGCGTGGGTGTTGATTCCAGCCAGACCTTTAAGCATTTCCCAGCCCTCTAAGGCAATCCCTCCTGTGGTCTCGTAATGGCGGGACAACACCGTTCCGGGGACGGAATGGGTGTGCAGCACAGCTCCTGCCTGAGTCGCTTCAACAATGCGCAGATGCAACGCTGTTTCGGCACTGGCTTTTCCCTTGCTCGTTAAAACCCTGCCCTGCC comes from the Synechococcus sp. A15-62 genome and includes:
- the mtnC gene encoding acireductone synthase encodes the protein MNQQHLLLDIEGTTCPVSFVSDVLFPFAKKELSRYITQHWVKSPHNKPIQAARKEWLDDQSAESMKIKQQVMQGKTREVDGLIQYLKHLIGIDRKSTALKDLQGKIWEYGYNNGDLKSQLFPETAECLHQWHEQGLTLSVYSSGSVQAQKLLYRHSSNGDLEDLFSHWFDTHTGPKKSTESYTTIAEQLHSLPNHIWFVSDNGAECDSARLAGMHTLFSLRDGNPDRDPRDHTVVQSLREVSALLTTNQ
- the mtnB gene encoding methylthioribulose 1-phosphate dehydratase, with translation MTANQTQREQLTEVMRGIHRRGWCDGTGGNFSVVLQHQPLELLMAPSGVDKGQLPADQLIVVDGQGRVLTSKGKASAETALHLRIVEATQAGAVLHTHSVPGTVLSRHYETTGGIALEGWEMLKGLAGINTHACRITIPVISNSQSMQELCDAIAPFLETAPCGFLVAGHGLYAWGADLDASKRHLEILEFLLNVKLTQMQIGDQR